The following proteins come from a genomic window of Musa acuminata AAA Group cultivar baxijiao chromosome BXJ1-7, Cavendish_Baxijiao_AAA, whole genome shotgun sequence:
- the LOC103991433 gene encoding F-box protein FBX14: MTEDCDGEEKDEETRRWSPGQGGSSSSSSRGGGSGTSASSPFKNRCVRGRVDQPPPFSGQVLENVLENVLQFLPCRRDRNASSLVCRSWYRAEARTRLELFIGNCYAVSPARALGRFRCARALVLKGRPRFADFNLVPVGWGARFSPWVAAMAAAYPWLERVCLKRMTVSDADLALLARSFSSFRDLTLICCDGFGTPGLAAVAELCRNLRVLDLIENDVEDEDEEVVDWISRFPETDTPLESLSFECVNCPVNFAALEALVARSPSLRRLRVNQHVSVGQLRCLMVRAPQLTHLGSGSFETVPVADGAAELDVAELESSFVASKSLVCLSGFRMVAPEYLPAIYPVCAGLVSLNLSYAMTTAEQLKPVILRCHNLQTFWVLDTVGDEGLRAAAKTCKHLRELRVFPFEATEDSESAVSDAGLVAISEGCQKLRSILYFCQRMTNAAVVTMSKNCQDLVVFRLCIMGRHRPDHITGEPMDEGFGAIVMNCKKLTRLAVSGLLTDKVFEYIAKYGKLVRTLSVAFAGNSDLSLRYVLEGCHKLQKLEIRDSPFGDAGLLSGIHHYYNMRFLWMNSCKLSLRGCKEVAQRLPRLVVEVFGDQNKELDGDAVEKLYLYRSLVGPRDDVPSFVKIL; encoded by the exons ATGACGGAGGACTGTGATGGAGAGGAGAAGGACGAAGAGACGAGGAGGTGGTCTCCCGGTCAGgggggcagcagcagcagcagcagccgcggAGGAGGGAGCGGGACGTCTGCCTCGTCCCCCTTCAAGAACCGGTGCGTCAGAGGGCGGGTCGATCAGCCGCCTCCCTTCTCCGGCCAGGTGCTTGAGAACGTCCTGGAGAACGTGCTGCAGTTCCTGCCGTGCCGCCGGGACCGGAACGCGTCGTCGCTGGTGTGCCGGTCCTGGTACCGCGCCGAGGCGCGGACCCGGCTTGAGCTTTTCATCGGCAACTGCTACGCGGTGTCCCCGGCCCGCGCCCTCGGCCGGTTCCGCTGCGCCCGGGCGCTGGTCCTCAAGGGCCGCCCCCGCTTCGCGGACTTCAATCTCGTCCCCGTCGGCTGGGGCGCCCGCTTCTCCCCCTGGGTGGCCGCCATGGCCGCCGCCTACCCCTGGCTCGAGCGCGTCTGCCTCAAGCGCATGACCGTCTCCGACGCCGACCTCGCCCTCCTTGCCCGCTCCTTCTCCTCCTTCCGCGACCTCACTCTCATATGCTGTGACGGCTTCGGCACCCCCGGCCTCGCCGCCGTCGCTGAGCTCTGCAG GAACCTGAGAGTGTTGGATCTGATAGAGAACGATgtggaggacgaggacgaggaggtGGTGGATTGGATTTCGAGGTTCCCGGAGACGGACACCCCTTTGGAGTCGCTCTCCTTCGAATGCGTTAATTGCCCGGTCAACTTTGCAGCCTTGGAGGCGCTGGTTGCTCGCTCGCCCTCCCTCCGGAGGCTGCGGGTGAACCAGCATGTCTCGGTTGGCCAGCTGCGCTGCCTCATGGTGCGAGCGCCGCAGCTCACCCACCTGGGCAGTGGCTCCTTCGAGACGGTGCCTGTCGCCGATGGTGCGGCAGAGCTAGACGTGGCCGAGCTGGAGTCATCCTTCGTCGCTTCCAAGTCGCTTGTTTGCCTCTCGGGATTCCGAATGGTGGCGCCCGAGTACCTCCCGGCCATCTACCCGGTCTGCGCCGGCCTCGTCTCCCTCAACCTAAGCTATGCCATGACCACAGCCGAGCAGCTCAAGCCTGTCATCCTCCGATGCCACAACCTCCAGACCTTCTGG GTTCTTGACACGGTAGGCGATGAGGGTCTACGAGCCGCAGCCAAGACGTGCAAGCATCTCCGTGAGTTGAGAGTGTTCCCTTTTGAAGCCACCGAGGATTCCGAGAGTGCTGTGTCTGATGCTGGCCTTGTGGCGATTTCAGAGGGCTGTCAGAAGCTTCGCTCGATCCTGTACTTCTGCCAACGAATGACAAATGCTGCCGTTGTGACCATGTCCAAGAATTGCCAGGACCTTGTGGTGTTCCGTCTTTGCATCATGGGCCGCCACCGTCCGGATCACATCACCGGGGAGCCTATGGATGAGGGTTTTGGAGCTATTGTCATGAACTGCAAGAAGCTCACTAGGCTTGCTGTGTCTGGCCTTCTAACGGACAAGGTTTTCGAGTACATTGCAAAGTATGGGAAGTTGGTTCGGACTCTCTCTGTGGCATTTGCTGGGAATAGTGACTTGAGTTTGAGGTATGTTCTCGAAGGGTGCCACAAACTGCAGAAGCTCGAGATCAGGGATAGCCCTTTCGGGGATGCAGGCCTGCTCTCTGGGATCCACCATTACTACAACATGAGGTTCTTGTGGATGAACTCATGCAAGTTGTCCCTGAGGGGTTGCAAGGAAGTGGCTCAGAGGCTACCTCGCTTAGTGGTGGAAGTGTTTGGGGACCAAAATAAGGAGCTTGATGGTGATGCAGTGGAGAAGTTATACTTGTACCGGTCTCTCGTAGGGCCGAGGGATGATGTGCCGTCATTCGTTAAGATCTTGTGA